Within the Acidobacteriota bacterium genome, the region CGCGACACCGGCGACTCCCGCGAGCGCCCACCACGTGACGACCGAAATCAGCACGCGGTGCCCCACCGTGACGACGCGACCCTCTGCATTGTGCCGATTATGGCAGAGCCGGCAAGCCCGCAATATTCATGAGGTCTCGTGGCGAGGGCGGCGCGGTGCCGTGCCCAGTGGGATCAGCGGCCCGAGGGGCGCGGATACCGCTGGGTATGGTGCATCGCAGGCCGCAGCAGGAGCTTCACGAACAGACCGGGCTAGGCTCCCACAGTGTTCAGGTACTTCACGCACCGCTCGACGAGTCGACGCGGCCGTTCGACGACGACCGCGTGGCCTGCTCCCTCGAGGATCTCGAAGCACGCACCGCCGATGCCCTCGGCGAGCCCGCGCGCCCTGTCCGGGGGCACGAAGCCGTCGAGCTCCGCCGCGATCACCAGCGTCGGACAACGGACCCCCTGCAGCTCCCGGTGAAGCCTTGCCGATCGAACGGAGTCGAGGAGACCGATGAGTCCCTCGAACCAGCTGTTCGGCAGGGCCGCAATCTGCTCGCGTCGTTGCGCCAACTCGGCCCTGTGCGCCGCCACCCAGGACGGTGAGTACACGACGGTTGCGAAGGCGTCTGCAAGGTGCCCCCGATCCGGCCCCTCCAGAGAGCGAATGCATGCGGCTCTCCAGCGAGCCACCTCGTCTTCCATCGCACCGTCGAATCCGTCGGCCGATGCGATCGTGACCAGGGCCCGCACTCGATCCGGGTGACGTGCCGCCACCAGGGTGCCGACGACCCCGCCGAAGGACGTCCCAACCACCCGCGCCGACTCGATCCCGAGATGATCGAGTAGCGCCACAACGTCGTCGGCGTGTTCGTCGACGCTCTCGGGCGGTGGTACCGGAGTCAGGAGCTGGCCACGAAAATCACAACGAATGACTCTGAAATGCCGTGCCAGCGGTCGTGCCACCGGCTCCCACGCGGGCGCCGACATCGCGATCCCGTTGAGGAGAATCAGGGGCGGGCCCGATCCTTCACTCTGGTGGTACAAATATGTCTGGAAATCGCTCATGCAGTTGTCTCTCCAACAGGCGCCCTCTCGATTATGGCAGAGATGGAGAAGATCACTGGTCGGTAAGGCGGTTCGAGTCGAGAGTTGAGAGTTTACCCCCGCCATCACTGGAAGTCCGGGTGACCGGCCGGGAACTCTAAATTCTAAACTCTCAACTCTGAACTCATGCACGGTGAGTTTCTTGAAGCTTCAGGAACTCCAGGCACAGATCGGAGACTCGTTGCGGCTGCTCGACGACCACCGCGTGGCCCGCACCCTCGATGACCTCGAAGCGCGCCCCTTCTATGCGGTCCGCCATGTCCCGCACCTCCGCCACCGACACGAAACCATCGCGCTCAGCCGCCACCACCAGGCTCGGACATCCGATCGCGGAAAGCTCGTCGCGCAGGAGGACCGAGTGCGCGCCGTCGAGCAGACCGATCGCGTTCTCGAACCAGATGTCGGGCAACCCAGCGATCTGAGCACGGCGTTCGGCGCGATCATCCCTGTGGGCTTCGACCCACTCCGGCGAAAAGACCACCGGCTCGATGACGTCCGAGAGCTCTCCACGATTGCCACCGTCCAGGGTTCGCCGACAGGCCGCCTTCCAGCGGTCCAGCTCTTCAGCTCTGTGGCTGTGAAAACCGTCTGCCGAAGCAATCGTGATCAGCGATTGCACCCTGTCGGGATGGCGAGCGGCCATGATCGCGCCGACCACGCCGCCGAGCGAGGTGCCGACGATGTGGGCGGTTTCGATTTCCAGATGATCCAGCAGCGCGACCACATCGTCGGCGTGCCCCTCCAGATCACCGGGCGGAGGCACCGGCATCATGAGCTGCCCGCGAAAGTCGCAGCGCACGAGCCGGAAGCTCTCCGCGAGGGGTTCTGCCACGGGCTGCCACGAGGCGCCGGTCATGAAGACCCCGTTCAGGAGCAGCAGCGGCTCGCCCTCGCCCTCGACCTGGTGGAAAAGTATCGCCTCCTCCCGGTCGCTCACGCCGTCGCCTCGCCGTCCGGCATCTCGAAGTCGACCGACTTGACGGCCATGAAGGTTTTCAGGGCCGGGAAGAAGACGTCCGGCCGCTCGATGTACACCACGTGCCCACTCTCCGGCACCAGCTCGTAACGGCTGTTGGGGAAGATATCGGCGAGCTTTTCCTGCTGCCAGAGTGGAATCGCGCGATCGTGGGCGCCGGCCAGGATCAGGGTCGGCGCCTCGACCTTCCGGTATCCCTCCACCCGCTCCTCGATGTTCTCGAAGAACGGATCCTGCGCCTCGGTGAGGCGGATCAGGCAGTAGCGATAGTCGATGTAGCGGTCGTAGAAGCGCTGCCTCATGGCGGCCAGCTGCTCATCCGAGATGTTCTTCACGAAGCGTTCGGAGAAGATCTTCTCGTACATGTAGTGGGTGTAGAGCTCGAATTCGTCCTTGGTGCCGCGATAGAAGCGCAGGGAAATGTCCTGATACATCTGGAAGAGCTTCTCGCGGCTGGCCAGGATTCCGGACAGCACCAGCGTGTGCAGCCTCTCCGGGTAGAGTCGGGCGAACTCGAGCGCGATGAAACCACCGTAGGAGATGCCCATCGGGTGCACCTTCTCTATCCCGAGTTCGTCCATGATCAGCGCCAGATAGCGGGCGAGCTCATCGATGAAGTAGGGAATGTCTTCCTTCGACGACTCCCCCTGGCCGAGGAAGTCGTAGAGGATGACATCGTATTCGTCCATCAACATCGGCAGGAACCCGTACCAGGCCTTGGTGTGCATCGCCAGGCCGTTGAGCAGGCACACCGCCTCGCGGTCGCCCTTGCCGTGGTACTCCCACCAAATCCGCTGCCCGTCGACTTCCAGGTGACCACTGCAGTCTGGCGTGGTCTCTTGATTCATGAGCCCCCCTGTTTCCAATTAGGCATTAGGAGTTAGGAATTAGGAATGCCGCCCACCCGCCCTAATCGGTTTTTGGGAGGACGGGTGGGAATTCCTCATTCCTCATTCCTCATTCAGTTCTCCGCACGGCGGAGAACTGTGCAGACGGACGCGCATATCGGTCCGCCGATGTTGAATGTTGCCGCCATCTTCGGATCCGGGACCTGCAGCTCGTCCGGCGCCTTGCCCAGCAGCTGCCAGGCGCTCCAGCCGATCATCGCCACCCCGGTCGCACCGACCGGATGGCCCTTGGCGATCAAACCGCCGGAGGTGTTGATGGCGCACTCACCCTTCGAGTCGGCCTTGCCGTCCACCCAGAAACGCGCGCCCTCACCGTAGTTCGCCTTGCCGATGACCTCGGTGCCGATCGCGCCCATCACAGTGAAGCAGTCGTGGATCTCTGCGACGTTGACATCATCCGGTCCCACGCCAGCCATCTCGTAGGCGTCGTTCATCGCGCGGAAGGCCCCGGCCGGCTTGAGAATGTCACGCCCCTCCTTCATCAACGGGTCCGTCGCCTGACCGTAGCCGGCGATCTCGACACAGTCCGCCTTGGCGACGCCGAGCTTCGCCAGACCTTCCTCGGTGGCCAGGATCAAACCCGCATACCCATCGGTGATCTGCGAGCAGTCGTAGGTTTTGAGCGGCAGGCCCTCGACGATGTAGCGATTGCGTCCCTCCGGGGTCGCCGCCTCGTCGAGCGAGACCTGGATCTTCTGCATCTGCGCGTAGGGGTTGTGGTTGGCGTTGGCGTACTCGCGGGCCGAGATCTCGGCCAGCTCGCGCTCGGTCGTGCCGTGCGCGGCCATGTAATCGCGCATGACCTCGGCAAACAGGTGGGGGAAGATGTAAACCTTGCCCTCGCGCTCGTCGGGGTGCGAGAAATAGCCCAGCACCTCACCGATCAGGGCGCCGTCCATCTTGCCCTCGTCGTTACGCATCTTTTCGTAGCCGATTGCAATGCCGATATCGCCGAGACCGAGCTGCAGTTTTTGCGCCACGCTCAGCACCGCCTGGCCGCCGGAGGCGCAGGCATTTTCGACCGCTTCGATCGGCTTGGCCCCGAGCCCCGGCACCATCGCCACCAAACCGG harbors:
- a CDS encoding alpha/beta hydrolase, with product MSDFQTYLYHQSEGSGPPLILLNGIAMSAPAWEPVARPLARHFRVIRCDFRGQLLTPVPPPESVDEHADDVVALLDHLGIESARVVGTSFGGVVGTLVAARHPDRVRALVTIASADGFDGAMEDEVARWRAACIRSLEGPDRGHLADAFATVVYSPSWVAAHRAELAQRREQIAALPNSWFEGLIGLLDSVRSARLHRELQGVRCPTLVIAAELDGFVPPDRARGLAEGIGGACFEILEGAGHAVVVERPRRLVERCVKYLNTVGA
- a CDS encoding alpha/beta hydrolase, which codes for MSDREEAILFHQVEGEGEPLLLLNGVFMTGASWQPVAEPLAESFRLVRCDFRGQLMMPVPPPGDLEGHADDVVALLDHLEIETAHIVGTSLGGVVGAIMAARHPDRVQSLITIASADGFHSHRAEELDRWKAACRRTLDGGNRGELSDVIEPVVFSPEWVEAHRDDRAERRAQIAGLPDIWFENAIGLLDGAHSVLLRDELSAIGCPSLVVAAERDGFVSVAEVRDMADRIEGARFEVIEGAGHAVVVEQPQRVSDLCLEFLKLQETHRA
- a CDS encoding alpha/beta hydrolase, which translates into the protein MNQETTPDCSGHLEVDGQRIWWEYHGKGDREAVCLLNGLAMHTKAWYGFLPMLMDEYDVILYDFLGQGESSKEDIPYFIDELARYLALIMDELGIEKVHPMGISYGGFIALEFARLYPERLHTLVLSGILASREKLFQMYQDISLRFYRGTKDEFELYTHYMYEKIFSERFVKNISDEQLAAMRQRFYDRYIDYRYCLIRLTEAQDPFFENIEERVEGYRKVEAPTLILAGAHDRAIPLWQQEKLADIFPNSRYELVPESGHVVYIERPDVFFPALKTFMAVKSVDFEMPDGEATA
- a CDS encoding thiolase family protein encodes the protein MKKIYIAAYHQSKFGKLFDMTVPEIIANAVTETCAEIGAEPSTIEVGSIGATCNFSLNKQGLLAGLVAMVPGLGAKPIEAVENACASGGQAVLSVAQKLQLGLGDIGIAIGYEKMRNDEGKMDGALIGEVLGYFSHPDEREGKVYIFPHLFAEVMRDYMAAHGTTERELAEISAREYANANHNPYAQMQKIQVSLDEAATPEGRNRYIVEGLPLKTYDCSQITDGYAGLILATEEGLAKLGVAKADCVEIAGYGQATDPLMKEGRDILKPAGAFRAMNDAYEMAGVGPDDVNVAEIHDCFTVMGAIGTEVIGKANYGEGARFWVDGKADSKGECAINTSGGLIAKGHPVGATGVAMIGWSAWQLLGKAPDELQVPDPKMAATFNIGGPICASVCTVLRRAEN